A stretch of Mycobacterium sp. ITM-2016-00316 DNA encodes these proteins:
- the upp gene encoding uracil phosphoribosyltransferase, which yields MDCRVVDHPLAAARLTTLRDERTDNAGFRAALRDLTLMLIYEATRDAATEPVQVRTPLTETTGARLANPPLLVPVLRAGLGMVDQAHALIPEAQVGFVGMARNEETHQPTPYLASLPDDLSARAVFVLDPMLATGGSMVHTVDLLRERGAVDITAVCVVCAPEGIAALEKAAPGIRLVTATVDDGLNEIAYIVPGLGDAGDRQFGPR from the coding sequence ATGGACTGTCGCGTCGTTGACCACCCGCTCGCCGCTGCCCGGCTCACCACGCTGCGTGACGAGCGCACCGACAACGCGGGCTTCCGTGCGGCACTACGTGACCTGACACTGATGCTGATCTATGAGGCGACGCGCGATGCCGCGACCGAACCGGTGCAGGTGCGTACCCCGCTCACCGAGACCACCGGCGCGCGGCTGGCCAATCCGCCGCTGCTGGTGCCGGTGTTGCGGGCCGGCCTGGGCATGGTGGACCAGGCGCATGCGCTGATCCCCGAGGCGCAGGTCGGTTTTGTCGGGATGGCGCGTAACGAAGAGACACATCAACCCACGCCGTATCTCGCGTCACTGCCCGACGATCTCAGTGCGCGTGCGGTTTTCGTCCTCGACCCCATGCTGGCCACGGGCGGGTCCATGGTCCATACCGTCGATCTGCTGCGTGAGCGCGGCGCCGTCGACATCACCGCGGTGTGCGTGGTGTGCGCGCCGGAAGGCATCGCCGCGCTGGAGAAGGCGGCTCCCGGGATCAGGCTGGTGACCGCGACCGTCGACGACGGACTCAACGAGATCGCCTACATCGTGCCGGGTCTCGGGGATGCCGGGGACCGGCAGTTCGGGCCTCGCTGA
- a CDS encoding MarR family winged helix-turn-helix transcriptional regulator — MALPDTSTATELRESVMAVARQLRRHRPDHGLTLSQMQVLAEVTRTGAATPAELAARMQVRVQSLTDSINGLAAAGLVSRRADDGDRRRQLVELTGEGRALLAADRAERDAWLDTAMRESLTELEFGLLLLVAPVLRKLADADTGTIGT, encoded by the coding sequence ATGGCACTGCCTGACACCTCGACAGCGACCGAATTGCGGGAATCGGTGATGGCGGTCGCCCGCCAACTGCGGCGTCATCGACCCGATCACGGCCTGACCTTGAGCCAGATGCAGGTACTGGCCGAAGTGACCCGCACCGGCGCCGCCACCCCTGCCGAACTGGCCGCCCGGATGCAGGTCCGCGTGCAGTCCCTGACCGACAGCATCAACGGACTCGCCGCGGCCGGACTGGTGTCCCGCCGCGCCGACGACGGTGATCGGCGACGCCAACTCGTCGAACTCACCGGCGAAGGGCGCGCGCTGCTGGCCGCCGACCGTGCCGAACGCGACGCGTGGCTGGATACCGCCATGCGGGAGAGCCTCACCGAACTCGAGTTCGGGCTGCTGCTTCTGGTGGCCCCGGTGTTGCGCAAGCTGGCCGACGCCGACACAGGCACAATCGGGACATGA
- a CDS encoding thymidine phosphorylase: MSPSVSFDAPSVIRTKRDGGVLSDAAIDWVIAAYTDGRVADEQMSALLMAIFLRGMTSAEITRWTTAMIASGERFDFGDLGRPLVDKHSTGGVGDKITIPLVPVVLACGAAVPQAAGRGLGHTGGTLDKLEAIPGFTAELSKNRIRQQLSEIGAAIFAAGDLAPADRKIYALRDVTATTESLPLIASSVMSKKLAEGARSLVLDVKVGKGAFLKTEAESRELAATMVALGNDSGVPTRALLTDMNRPLGRAVGNAVEVVESLEVLAGGGPDDVVELTLALAAEMLDAAGLDGVDPAQTLRDGTAMDRFRALVAAQGGDLSAPLQIGAHSESVPAPTGGVMGDIDAMAVAMAAWRLGAGRAAPGHPVQFGAGVQIHRRPGEPVAAGETLFTLYTDTPERLAPALGELDGGWTVGPQDPVIGPLIIDRIG, encoded by the coding sequence GTGAGCCCGAGCGTGAGTTTCGATGCGCCCTCGGTGATCAGGACCAAGCGCGACGGCGGCGTGCTCTCTGATGCCGCGATCGACTGGGTGATCGCCGCCTACACCGACGGTCGGGTCGCCGATGAGCAGATGTCGGCCCTGCTGATGGCGATCTTCCTGCGCGGTATGACCAGCGCGGAGATCACCCGGTGGACGACGGCCATGATCGCCTCGGGGGAACGGTTCGACTTCGGCGATCTGGGCCGGCCGCTGGTCGACAAACACTCCACCGGGGGTGTCGGAGACAAGATCACCATCCCACTGGTACCGGTGGTACTGGCTTGCGGCGCTGCGGTTCCGCAGGCCGCCGGGCGCGGCCTCGGCCACACCGGCGGCACGCTCGACAAGCTGGAGGCCATTCCCGGTTTCACCGCCGAGCTATCCAAAAACCGCATCCGCCAACAACTGTCCGAGATCGGCGCCGCCATCTTCGCCGCCGGGGACCTGGCGCCCGCCGACCGCAAGATCTATGCCCTGCGTGATGTCACCGCGACCACCGAGTCGTTGCCGCTGATCGCCAGTTCGGTCATGAGCAAGAAGCTGGCCGAGGGCGCCCGGTCGCTGGTGCTGGACGTGAAGGTGGGCAAGGGGGCGTTCCTGAAGACCGAGGCCGAGTCGCGGGAGCTGGCCGCGACGATGGTGGCGCTCGGTAACGACTCCGGGGTGCCGACGAGAGCCTTGCTCACCGATATGAACCGGCCGCTGGGCCGTGCGGTCGGCAACGCCGTCGAGGTCGTGGAGTCCCTGGAGGTGCTGGCCGGCGGCGGCCCGGACGACGTGGTGGAGCTGACGCTGGCGCTGGCCGCCGAGATGCTCGACGCCGCGGGTCTGGACGGGGTGGATCCGGCGCAGACGTTGCGGGACGGTACCGCGATGGACCGGTTCCGTGCGCTGGTCGCCGCGCAGGGCGGCGATCTGTCCGCGCCGCTGCAGATCGGGGCCCATTCGGAGTCGGTGCCGGCCCCCACCGGTGGCGTGATGGGCGATATCGATGCGATGGCCGTCGCGATGGCGGCCTGGCGCCTCGGGGCCGGCCGGGCCGCACCGGGCCACCCCGTGCAGTTCGGCGCCGGCGTGCAGATCCATCGCCGGCCCGGCGAGCCGGTCGCCGCCGGCGAGACCCTGTTCACGCTCTACACCGACACCCCCGAACGGCTGGCGCCCGCGCTGGGTGAGCTCGACGGTGGCTGGACGGTCGGGCCGCAGGACCCGGTGATCGGACCGCTGATCATTGACCGCATCGGTTAG
- a CDS encoding primosomal protein, giving the protein MAADIVPVRIGLTNGDLYTLWAPRWRDAGDEWEAFLGKDEDIFAFESVADLAAFVRTDSDNDLTDHPAWEKLTQANAHRLDPAEDQQHDLIGVPELVAEKPTEESITTLRGTLGFVSAIGSVCDLPTVTKMFNGNPVLGTIGGGLEAFSGRAGRKRWAEIEAVIGRAWDGVVDAIDALVKTPDVPEAESAKAEAELAEPAPEIDDIIIDDDDDDDVVIEGVVDTDEESDALEAEAERQVLGSDEDFWTQVGIDPIRIMTSSGTLYTLRCYFGDEPRFLGRNGRISVFSSERALARYLADEHESDLSGFSSYEIIRTAATDGSLRVEVTDENIYVLSGLADDIADGPEAVDRDQLDLALEFLRDVGDYAEDPSVSKALESDQPLGAFVDHVLDAKKPRPKGSSVDAVEQWEELERFVESRLRTE; this is encoded by the coding sequence ATGGCGGCTGACATCGTCCCGGTCCGGATCGGGCTGACCAACGGCGACCTGTACACCCTGTGGGCACCACGCTGGCGCGACGCCGGCGACGAATGGGAGGCGTTCCTCGGCAAGGACGAGGACATCTTCGCGTTCGAGTCGGTTGCCGACCTGGCGGCGTTCGTGCGCACCGACAGCGACAACGACCTCACCGATCACCCGGCGTGGGAGAAGCTCACCCAGGCCAACGCGCACCGGTTGGATCCCGCCGAGGACCAGCAGCACGACCTGATCGGCGTGCCGGAACTCGTCGCCGAGAAGCCCACCGAGGAGTCCATCACGACGCTGCGCGGCACCCTGGGCTTCGTCTCGGCGATCGGATCGGTGTGCGACCTGCCGACGGTCACCAAGATGTTCAACGGCAACCCGGTGCTGGGCACGATCGGCGGCGGCCTAGAGGCCTTCAGCGGCCGCGCCGGACGCAAACGCTGGGCCGAGATCGAGGCGGTGATCGGCCGCGCCTGGGACGGTGTCGTCGACGCCATCGACGCCCTGGTGAAGACCCCGGACGTTCCCGAGGCGGAGTCGGCGAAGGCCGAAGCCGAATTGGCCGAGCCCGCCCCCGAGATCGACGACATCATCATCGATGACGACGACGACGACGATGTCGTCATCGAGGGCGTGGTGGACACCGACGAGGAGAGCGACGCGCTGGAGGCCGAGGCCGAACGCCAGGTACTCGGCAGCGACGAGGACTTCTGGACCCAGGTCGGTATCGACCCGATCCGGATCATGACCAGCAGCGGCACCCTGTACACGCTGCGCTGCTACTTCGGCGACGAGCCGCGGTTCCTGGGCCGCAACGGCCGCATCAGCGTGTTCAGCTCCGAGCGTGCCCTGGCCCGTTACCTGGCCGACGAACACGAGAGCGATCTGTCCGGTTTCAGCTCCTACGAGATCATCCGCACCGCGGCGACCGACGGTTCGCTGCGCGTCGAGGTGACCGACGAGAACATCTACGTGCTGTCCGGTCTGGCCGACGACATCGCCGACGGCCCCGAAGCCGTGGACCGTGACCAGCTCGATCTCGCACTGGAATTCCTCAGGGACGTCGGCGATTACGCGGAGGACCCGAGCGTGTCGAAGGCCCTGGAGTCCGATCAGCCGTTGGGCGCCTTCGTCGACCATGTGCTCGACGCCAAGAAGCCCCGGCCCAAGGGTTCCTCGGTCGACGCCGTCGAGCAGTGGGAAGAGCTGGAGCGCTTCGTCGAATCCCGGCTGCGCACCGAGTGA
- a CDS encoding C40 family peptidase — protein sequence MPGAVAAALSAPLHRLLALVGSGQAAPASAALAAAQQRLDEEAAALGRTAGHLLGSWTGAGAASAGDRLERAIANTHTFAARVGALGEDVRAAADAVTRVRAALERLIADFEARAASLEAELDTPGAAEQLAEEARRALAAAEELLDGLRAELSGGAQSVTAASPQAAPPAPAGTSAGLSTAGGGGFAPAGGLGSGFSPGPTPGFDAAPTEAILAAQRGDLPEAAQFGAGEAVTLPDGSTAMAPNAVAAGAVRHALTQLGVPYQWGGTAAGVGLDCSGLTQWAYREAGLNIPRLAQEQDIGAAVDSGSLRPGDLAVWDGHVAMIVGNGTMIEAGDPVQLSPIRTANAGQGFQGFWRPTA from the coding sequence ATGCCGGGCGCCGTCGCTGCCGCGCTCAGCGCGCCGCTGCACCGGCTGCTCGCGCTGGTCGGCAGCGGGCAGGCCGCCCCGGCGTCGGCCGCGTTGGCCGCTGCACAGCAGCGCCTCGACGAGGAGGCGGCCGCCCTGGGGCGCACCGCCGGACACCTGCTGGGGTCGTGGACCGGAGCAGGTGCAGCATCGGCCGGGGACCGCCTGGAACGCGCCATCGCGAACACCCACACGTTCGCCGCCCGGGTCGGTGCACTCGGCGAGGATGTTCGCGCCGCCGCGGATGCGGTGACCCGGGTGCGCGCCGCGTTGGAGCGCCTCATCGCCGACTTCGAGGCCCGGGCAGCCTCCCTGGAAGCGGAGCTGGACACACCGGGCGCGGCCGAGCAGCTCGCCGAGGAAGCGCGTCGCGCCCTGGCGGCGGCCGAAGAGTTGCTCGACGGCTTGCGGGCCGAGCTCTCGGGCGGCGCACAGTCCGTCACCGCGGCGTCGCCGCAGGCCGCTCCGCCCGCTCCGGCAGGCACGTCGGCGGGACTGTCCACCGCGGGCGGCGGCGGGTTCGCCCCGGCGGGCGGTCTCGGCTCCGGGTTCTCGCCGGGCCCGACGCCGGGGTTCGATGCCGCGCCCACCGAGGCGATACTGGCGGCCCAACGCGGCGACCTGCCCGAGGCCGCGCAGTTCGGCGCCGGCGAGGCGGTCACGCTGCCGGACGGCAGCACCGCCATGGCACCCAACGCCGTGGCCGCCGGCGCCGTGCGGCACGCACTCACCCAGCTCGGTGTGCCCTATCAGTGGGGCGGCACCGCCGCCGGTGTGGGACTGGACTGCAGCGGGCTGACCCAGTGGGCCTACCGTGAGGCCGGGCTGAACATCCCGCGGCTGGCACAGGAACAGGACATCGGCGCAGCCGTCGACAGTGGCTCACTGCGACCCGGCGACCTGGCGGTATGGGACGGCCACGTCGCGATGATCGTCGGGAACGGCACCATGATCGAGGCCGGTGACCCCGTGCAGCTGTCCCCCATCCGAACGGCCAACGCCGGGCAGGGGTTCCAGGGTTTCTGGCGGCCCACCGCGTGA
- a CDS encoding adenosine deaminase → MSTPLTLDLIQQAPKALLHDHLDGGLRPGTVVELAEQFGYDGLPTTDVEELANWFRTQAHSGSLVRYLEPFAHTVGVMQTPEALYRVAREAVEDLAADNVVYAEIRFAPELHIDRGLSLDQVTEAVLAGFVDGEKAAEAEGRPIVVRCLVTAMRHAARSREIAELAIRFRDKGVVGFDIAGAEAGYPPSRHLDAFECMRNNNARFTIHAGEAFGLPSIHEAIAFCGADRLGHGVRIVDDIDVHSDDDATLGRLASLLRDKRIPLELCPSSNVQTGAVPSIAEHPFALLARLRFRVTVNTDNRLMSDTTMSQEMLRLVEAFGYGWSDLERFTINAMKSAFVPFRERLAIIDGVIKPRYAVLIG, encoded by the coding sequence ATGAGTACGCCATTGACGCTGGATCTCATCCAACAAGCCCCCAAGGCGCTGCTGCACGACCACCTCGACGGTGGTTTGCGGCCGGGCACCGTCGTCGAGCTCGCCGAGCAGTTCGGCTACGACGGGCTGCCGACCACCGACGTCGAGGAACTGGCCAACTGGTTCCGTACCCAGGCTCACAGCGGTTCCCTGGTGCGTTACCTCGAGCCGTTCGCGCACACCGTCGGCGTGATGCAGACACCGGAGGCGCTGTATCGGGTCGCCAGGGAGGCTGTCGAGGACCTGGCCGCCGACAACGTGGTGTACGCCGAGATCCGCTTCGCGCCGGAACTGCACATCGACCGTGGGTTGTCCCTGGACCAGGTCACCGAGGCCGTGCTGGCCGGGTTCGTCGACGGTGAGAAGGCGGCCGAGGCCGAAGGGCGCCCGATCGTGGTGCGGTGCCTGGTGACGGCGATGCGGCACGCGGCCCGGTCGCGGGAGATCGCCGAACTGGCGATCCGCTTCCGCGACAAGGGTGTCGTGGGGTTCGACATCGCCGGAGCCGAAGCCGGCTACCCACCCTCACGGCACCTGGATGCGTTCGAGTGCATGCGGAACAACAACGCGCGTTTCACGATTCATGCCGGAGAGGCGTTCGGGCTGCCCTCCATCCACGAGGCGATCGCGTTCTGCGGTGCCGATCGGCTGGGGCACGGAGTGCGCATCGTCGACGATATCGACGTGCATTCCGACGATGATGCGACGCTGGGCCGGCTCGCATCGCTGTTGCGGGACAAGCGGATTCCCTTGGAGTTGTGCCCGTCGTCGAACGTGCAGACCGGAGCGGTGCCCAGCATCGCCGAACACCCGTTCGCGTTGCTGGCCCGCCTGCGCTTCCGGGTGACGGTCAACACCGACAACAGGTTGATGAGTGACACCACCATGAGCCAGGAGATGCTGCGGCTGGTGGAGGCGTTCGGCTACGGATGGAGCGATCTGGAGCGGTTCACCATCAACGCGATGAAATCGGCGTTCGTGCCGTTCCGGGAACGGCTGGCGATCATCGACGGGGTGATCAAACCGCGATATGCGGTGCTGATCGGCTGA
- a CDS encoding cytidine deaminase: MTVEFEWKSLRDSAIGVSAHAYAPYSGFPVGAAAIVDDGRIILGCNVENVSYGLGLCAECAVVCALHSSGGGRLVALSCVAADGAPLMPCGRCRQVLLEHGGPELLIDHPDGPRTLADLLPDAFGPADLERA; the protein is encoded by the coding sequence ATGACGGTTGAATTCGAGTGGAAGTCATTGCGGGACAGTGCGATCGGCGTGTCCGCGCATGCATACGCGCCGTATTCCGGGTTCCCGGTCGGTGCCGCGGCGATTGTCGACGATGGCCGGATCATCCTCGGATGCAATGTGGAGAATGTCTCATATGGCCTAGGTCTCTGTGCCGAGTGCGCTGTGGTCTGCGCCCTGCATTCCAGCGGTGGCGGACGGCTGGTGGCGCTCAGTTGTGTGGCCGCCGATGGCGCCCCGCTGATGCCCTGCGGACGGTGCCGGCAGGTGCTGTTGGAGCATGGTGGCCCCGAGTTGTTGATCGATCATCCCGACGGCCCCCGCACCCTCGCCGACCTGCTGCCGGATGCGTTCGGCCCGGCCGATCTGGAGCGCGCGTGA
- a CDS encoding phospho-sugar mutase, with protein MTSAQDWIAHDPDPVTAAELASCDADEIARRFAHPLTFGTAGLRGPLRGGPDGMNLAVVMRTTWALARVLKDSCLGGSPVVVGRDARHGSEQFARAAAEVLAAEGFTVTYLYTPAPTPVLAFAVRHLGAAAGVQITASHNPPADNGYKVFVDGGLQIVSPTDREIESAITRAPYADEIARSPVEPAGADLVAAYLERVATVRRAAGNVRLALTPMHGVGGEFALDALALAGIDDVHVVDAQFAPDPDFPTVAFPNPEEPGATDLLLTLAAEVGAEVAIALDPDADRCAVGIPDGGTHGWRMLTGDETGWLLGDYLLSLRNDPASALVASTVVSSRMLAAIAAGYGAQHAETLTGFKWLARATAPGAALIYAYEEAIGHCVDPDAVRDKDGISAAVLICDLVTSLRSQGRTLTGALDELARRHGVHLTSSVSRRVQDAGVAMAALRADPPARLAGIAVHLEDLGQRRGLQRTDALVFTGDGIRVVVRPSGTEPKLKSYIEVRRAPTDDLFTARARAEQLRTELVAAVSMW; from the coding sequence ATGACCTCGGCACAGGACTGGATCGCGCACGACCCCGACCCGGTCACCGCCGCGGAACTGGCGTCCTGCGATGCCGATGAGATCGCCCGCCGGTTCGCGCACCCGCTGACGTTCGGCACCGCAGGATTGCGCGGACCGCTGCGCGGCGGCCCGGACGGTATGAACCTGGCCGTCGTCATGCGCACCACCTGGGCGTTGGCCCGGGTCCTCAAGGACAGCTGCCTGGGCGGCTCGCCCGTGGTCGTCGGCCGCGACGCCCGGCACGGTTCCGAACAGTTCGCCAGGGCTGCGGCGGAAGTCCTTGCCGCCGAAGGGTTTACCGTCACCTATCTCTACACCCCGGCGCCGACGCCGGTACTGGCGTTCGCCGTGCGGCACCTCGGCGCGGCGGCCGGTGTGCAGATCACCGCATCGCACAACCCGCCGGCCGACAACGGTTACAAGGTCTTCGTCGACGGCGGCCTGCAGATCGTCTCCCCCACCGACCGGGAGATCGAATCGGCGATCACCCGCGCCCCGTATGCCGACGAAATCGCCCGCTCCCCGGTCGAACCGGCCGGCGCCGACCTCGTCGCGGCCTACCTGGAGCGCGTCGCGACCGTGCGCCGTGCGGCCGGCAACGTCCGGCTGGCACTCACCCCGATGCACGGGGTCGGTGGTGAGTTCGCACTGGATGCACTGGCGTTGGCGGGAATCGACGATGTGCACGTCGTCGATGCACAGTTCGCCCCCGACCCGGACTTCCCCACCGTCGCCTTCCCCAACCCCGAGGAGCCCGGCGCCACCGACCTGCTGCTGACGCTGGCCGCCGAAGTGGGCGCCGAGGTCGCGATCGCGTTGGATCCCGACGCGGATCGCTGCGCGGTCGGCATACCCGACGGGGGAACACACGGCTGGCGCATGCTGACCGGTGACGAAACAGGTTGGCTGCTCGGCGATTACCTGCTATCACTGCGCAACGATCCGGCATCGGCACTGGTGGCCAGCACGGTGGTGTCCTCCCGGATGCTGGCCGCCATCGCCGCGGGATACGGGGCTCAGCACGCCGAGACCCTCACCGGGTTCAAGTGGCTGGCCCGCGCCACCGCGCCCGGTGCCGCACTGATCTATGCCTACGAGGAGGCGATCGGGCACTGCGTCGACCCGGATGCCGTGCGCGACAAGGACGGCATCAGCGCCGCCGTGCTGATCTGCGATCTGGTGACGTCACTGCGATCGCAGGGGCGCACGCTGACCGGCGCACTGGACGAGCTGGCCCGGCGGCACGGTGTGCACCTCACGTCGTCGGTCTCGCGCCGGGTGCAGGATGCGGGTGTGGCGATGGCGGCGCTGCGCGCCGACCCCCCTGCCCGTCTTGCCGGTATCGCAGTGCACCTGGAGGACCTGGGGCAGCGCCGCGGCCTGCAACGCACCGATGCGCTGGTGTTCACCGGCGACGGAATCCGGGTGGTGGTGCGGCCGTCGGGCACCGAGCCGAAACTGAAGTCGTATATCGAGGTGCGCCGCGCGCCGACCGACGACCTGTTCACTGCACGCGCGCGGGCCGAGCAGCTGCGCACCGAACTGGTGGCCGCCGTCTCGATGTGGTGA
- the sdhC gene encoding succinate dehydrogenase, cytochrome b556 subunit, protein MTQVAADSAIPAPRSKPARRRSLYRGDPGMWSWVLHRITGATIFFFLLVHVLDTALVRVSPEAYNSIIETYKTPIIGLMEIGLVAAVLYHALNGIRVILIDFWQKGPKYQRTMLWVIAGVWLAVMIPSLGVIGMHMAERFL, encoded by the coding sequence ATGACCCAGGTGGCCGCGGATTCCGCCATACCGGCACCGCGATCAAAACCGGCGCGTCGCCGCAGTTTGTACCGCGGCGACCCAGGCATGTGGTCCTGGGTATTGCACCGGATCACCGGTGCCACGATCTTCTTCTTTCTCTTGGTGCACGTGCTCGACACGGCACTGGTCCGGGTGAGCCCCGAGGCCTACAACTCGATCATCGAGACGTACAAGACCCCGATCATCGGCCTGATGGAGATCGGCCTGGTGGCCGCGGTGCTGTATCACGCACTCAACGGCATCCGGGTCATCCTGATCGACTTCTGGCAGAAGGGTCCCAAGTATCAGCGCACGATGCTGTGGGTCATCGCCGGCGTGTGGCTGGCCGTGATGATCCCCTCACTAGGAGTGATCGGCATGCACATGGCGGAGCGTTTCCTGTGA
- the sdhA gene encoding succinate dehydrogenase flavoprotein subunit, with amino-acid sequence MIQEHRYDVVIVGAGGAGMRAAVEAGPRARTAVLTKLYPTRSHTGAAQGGMCAALANVEEDNWEWHTFDTVKGGDYLADQDAVEIMCKEAIDAVYDLEKMGMPFNRTPEGRIDQRRFGGHTRDHGKAPVRRACYAADRTGHMILQTLYQNCVKHDVEFFNEFYALDIALTDTPGGPVATGVIAYELATGDIHIFHAKSIVFATGGSGRMYKTTSNAHTLTGDGLGIIFRKGLPLEDMEFHQFHPTGLAGLGILISEAVRGEGGRLLNGEGERFMERYAPTIVDLAPRDIVARSMVLEVLEGRGAGPNKDYVYIDVRHLGADVLEAKLPDITEFARTYLGVDPVTELVPVYPTCHYVMGGIPTNVNGQVLRDNNNIIPGLYAAGECACVSVHGSNRLGTNSLLDINVFGRRAGIAAAEYALNHNHVDLPENPAGMVVEWVGDILSEHGNERVADIRTSLQQSMDNNAAVFRTEETLKQALTDIHALKERYARITVQDKGKRYNSDLLEAIELGFLLELAEVTVVGALNRKESRGGHAREDYPNRDDTNYMRHTMAYKDGPDLISDIRLDYKPVVQTRYEPMERKY; translated from the coding sequence ATGATTCAGGAACATCGGTACGACGTCGTCATCGTCGGCGCCGGCGGCGCCGGGATGCGCGCAGCCGTCGAGGCCGGGCCGCGGGCACGCACCGCGGTGCTGACCAAGCTGTACCCGACCCGTAGCCACACCGGCGCGGCCCAGGGCGGCATGTGCGCCGCGCTGGCCAACGTCGAAGAGGACAACTGGGAATGGCACACCTTCGACACCGTCAAGGGCGGCGACTACCTCGCCGACCAGGACGCCGTCGAGATCATGTGCAAGGAAGCCATCGACGCGGTCTACGACCTGGAGAAGATGGGGATGCCGTTCAACCGCACCCCCGAGGGCCGTATCGACCAACGCCGCTTCGGCGGGCACACCCGTGACCACGGCAAGGCCCCGGTGCGCAGGGCCTGCTACGCCGCCGACCGCACCGGTCACATGATCCTGCAGACGCTGTACCAAAACTGCGTCAAGCACGACGTGGAATTCTTCAACGAGTTCTACGCCCTCGACATCGCGCTGACCGACACCCCCGGCGGCCCGGTGGCCACCGGCGTCATCGCCTACGAGCTCGCCACCGGTGACATCCACATCTTCCACGCCAAATCGATCGTCTTCGCCACCGGCGGCTCGGGCCGGATGTACAAGACCACCTCCAACGCGCACACCCTGACCGGCGACGGCCTGGGCATCATCTTCCGCAAGGGACTTCCCTTGGAAGACATGGAATTCCACCAGTTCCACCCGACAGGCCTGGCGGGGCTGGGGATCCTGATCTCCGAGGCCGTGCGCGGTGAGGGCGGCCGGCTGCTCAACGGCGAGGGCGAGCGCTTCATGGAGCGCTACGCGCCGACCATCGTCGACCTGGCCCCGCGCGACATCGTGGCCCGCTCGATGGTGCTCGAGGTGCTCGAGGGCCGCGGCGCCGGACCGAACAAGGACTACGTCTACATCGACGTGCGTCACCTCGGTGCCGACGTCCTGGAAGCCAAGCTGCCCGACATCACCGAGTTCGCCCGGACATACCTGGGCGTGGACCCCGTCACCGAGCTGGTGCCGGTCTACCCGACCTGCCACTACGTGATGGGTGGTATCCCGACCAACGTCAACGGTCAGGTGCTGCGCGACAACAACAACATCATCCCGGGCCTGTACGCCGCCGGTGAGTGTGCGTGCGTGTCCGTGCACGGCTCCAACCGGCTGGGCACCAACTCGCTACTGGACATCAACGTCTTCGGCCGCCGCGCCGGGATCGCCGCCGCGGAGTACGCGCTGAACCACAACCACGTCGACCTTCCGGAGAACCCGGCCGGCATGGTGGTCGAGTGGGTCGGCGACATCCTCTCCGAGCACGGCAACGAGCGCGTCGCCGACATCCGTACCTCGCTGCAGCAGTCGATGGACAACAACGCCGCGGTGTTCCGCACCGAGGAGACCCTCAAGCAGGCGCTCACCGACATCCACGCCCTCAAGGAGCGGTACGCACGGATCACCGTGCAGGACAAGGGCAAGCGGTACAACAGTGATCTGCTGGAGGCCATCGAGCTCGGCTTCCTGCTGGAGCTGGCCGAGGTCACCGTGGTCGGCGCACTGAACCGCAAGGAATCCCGCGGCGGGCACGCCCGCGAGGACTACCCCAACCGCGACGACACCAACTACATGCGCCACACCATGGCCTACAAGGATGGACCGGATCTGATCTCGGACATCCGGCTGGACTACAAGCCGGTGGTGCAGACCCGCTACGAGCCGATGGAACGGAAGTACTGA
- a CDS encoding succinate dehydrogenase hydrophobic membrane anchor subunit — MGEKWTPHHKEGRIAPVQEKEHDRPASLDHPRAPRKPRGIPYFEKYAWLFMRFSGVALVFLALGHLFIMLMWEDGVYRIDFNYVAERWASPFWQIWDMALLWLAMLHGANGMRTIIGDYARKDTTKFYLNSLLLLATGFTLVLGSYVLVTFDANI; from the coding sequence GTGGGAGAGAAGTGGACTCCGCACCACAAGGAGGGGCGCATCGCCCCGGTGCAGGAGAAGGAACACGACCGCCCGGCGAGCCTGGATCACCCGCGCGCCCCCCGCAAGCCGCGCGGTATCCCGTACTTCGAGAAGTACGCCTGGTTGTTCATGCGCTTCTCCGGTGTGGCGCTGGTCTTCCTGGCGCTCGGCCACCTCTTCATCATGCTGATGTGGGAGGACGGCGTGTACCGGATCGACTTCAACTACGTCGCCGAGCGGTGGGCCTCACCGTTCTGGCAGATCTGGGACATGGCCCTGCTGTGGCTGGCGATGCTGCACGGCGCCAACGGCATGCGCACCATCATCGGCGACTACGCCCGCAAGGACACCACCAAGTTCTATCTGAACTCACTGCTGCTGCTGGCGACCGGATTCACCCTGGTGCTGGGCAGCTACGTGCTGGTCACCTTCGACGCCAACATATAG